In one window of Fictibacillus phosphorivorans DNA:
- a CDS encoding NUMOD4 domain-containing protein, whose amino-acid sequence MCLSVSEIRRSITGYEEQYDITSTGRIIIKRTNRARHSKGNEYGYKYVHLIKNGERKLYNTFELWHREFGKYYNESQYKGLK is encoded by the coding sequence ATGTGTCTGTCAGTGTCGGAAATAAGAAGAAGTATTACTGGTTATGAGGAACAATATGATATCACAAGTACAGGAAGAATAATTATTAAACGCACTAATAGAGCTCGTCACAGTAAAGGTAACGAATATGGGTATAAGTATGTTCATCTGATAAAAAATGGAGAAAGAAAGCTCTACAATACTTTTGAACTTTGGCATAGGGAATTTGGTAAATATTACAATGAGAGTCAATATAAAGGTCTAAAATAA
- a CDS encoding tyrosine-type recombinase/integrase, with protein sequence MLLKYAIEEFVADREYRNLSVYTIKMYKTGLILFKDWCVGKSIINIEDVTTSVLKEYLQYCKKELKNKPTSLNGKTRIFKVFFNFLVDEEIIDEKRNPAKKLKSVKEEVRIEVLSDEQIKQILNHLRRFNYRGNSFAAYRNRQLFVFLLSTGCRRGEIPNLKWSDVDFENQVISLYGKKRQVSSIPFTIKLKKELAEYRVFLREFIGEDPVYVFPTGDNKQITEEAITYFFKTLKKAMSFTGVRLSAHTLRHTFASRALKGGMDVFSLSKLLRHENIQMTQKYVNLWGTALKEQNDKYNPLNSIDV encoded by the coding sequence TTGTTGCTTAAATATGCGATTGAAGAATTTGTAGCCGACCGAGAATACCGAAATCTTTCTGTTTACACAATTAAAATGTATAAGACTGGTCTAATACTTTTTAAAGATTGGTGTGTTGGTAAATCAATAATCAATATAGAAGATGTTACTACTTCGGTACTCAAAGAATACTTACAGTATTGTAAGAAGGAATTAAAAAACAAACCAACTTCACTTAATGGGAAAACAAGAATATTTAAGGTTTTCTTTAACTTTTTAGTCGACGAAGAAATCATTGATGAAAAAAGAAATCCGGCAAAGAAGCTTAAATCTGTAAAGGAAGAGGTTAGGATTGAGGTTTTATCAGATGAACAAATCAAACAGATCCTAAACCACCTAAGACGATTCAATTACAGGGGAAATTCATTCGCAGCATACCGTAATCGTCAGCTCTTTGTTTTTCTTCTGTCTACAGGCTGCCGTAGAGGTGAGATTCCAAATTTGAAATGGTCAGATGTAGATTTTGAGAATCAAGTAATAAGTCTATACGGTAAAAAACGACAAGTGAGTAGCATCCCCTTCACAATAAAGTTAAAAAAAGAACTTGCAGAATACAGAGTCTTTTTGAGGGAGTTTATCGGTGAAGATCCAGTTTATGTTTTTCCTACAGGAGATAACAAACAAATAACTGAGGAAGCAATTACTTATTTCTTCAAAACCTTGAAAAAAGCAATGAGTTTCACTGGAGTTAGACTTAGTGCTCACACTTTGCGTCACACCTTTGCCTCTAGAGCTCTTAAAGGGGGTATGGACGTCTTTTCGTTATCAAAGCTACTTAGACACGAAAATATCCAAATGACTCAAAAATACGTAAATCTGTGGGGGACAGCACTAAAAGAACAAAATGATAAATATAATCCGTTAAATTCTATTGATGTCTAG
- a CDS encoding THUMP domain-containing class I SAM-dependent RNA methyltransferase encodes MTQLRLLATAAMGLEALVANEVRALGFENVKVENGKVYFDGDEKTLVKANLWLRTADRVKLVVGEFKVETFDELFEQTKALPWADFIPEDGEFPVIGRSVKSKLFSVSDCQAIVKKAVVDNLKTAYNRKTWFPEDGALYRIEVAIHKDIATLTLDTSGTGLHKRGYRELHSGAPIKETMAAALIMLTNWTPDKPFADPFCGSGTLPIEAAMIGQNIAPGLNREFASEKWNWIDKKVWYEAVGEAQDVAKYDLPLEIQGSDIDHKMIELSKNNANEAGFEDFITFKQMQVRDFTTRKDYGCLVTNPPYGERLGEREEVAQMYRDLGMAMKPYDTWSVYVITSNEKFEEYYGRSATKKRKLYNGDLKTDYYQYFGKRPPRQHQ; translated from the coding sequence ATGACACAATTACGACTGTTGGCGACAGCCGCTATGGGATTAGAAGCACTAGTAGCCAATGAAGTTCGCGCGCTAGGTTTTGAAAATGTGAAAGTTGAAAACGGTAAAGTCTATTTTGATGGTGATGAGAAGACGTTAGTCAAAGCTAACTTATGGCTAAGAACGGCAGATCGCGTAAAATTAGTGGTCGGTGAGTTTAAAGTGGAGACGTTCGATGAACTTTTCGAGCAGACGAAAGCACTTCCGTGGGCTGATTTTATACCTGAAGATGGGGAATTCCCTGTAATCGGCCGATCTGTAAAATCAAAGCTATTTTCTGTATCTGACTGCCAAGCTATCGTTAAGAAAGCAGTAGTTGATAATTTAAAAACAGCGTATAACCGTAAAACGTGGTTTCCTGAGGACGGCGCATTGTATCGTATCGAGGTTGCGATTCATAAAGATATTGCGACATTAACGCTAGATACGAGTGGTACAGGTCTACACAAGCGTGGATACCGTGAGTTGCATTCAGGTGCGCCGATTAAAGAAACGATGGCCGCGGCCCTAATTATGCTTACAAATTGGACACCTGATAAGCCTTTCGCAGATCCTTTCTGTGGATCAGGTACATTGCCGATCGAAGCTGCTATGATTGGACAAAACATCGCACCAGGACTAAATCGTGAATTTGCTTCAGAAAAATGGAACTGGATCGATAAAAAGGTCTGGTATGAGGCAGTTGGAGAAGCTCAAGATGTTGCGAAATACGATCTGCCTCTTGAGATTCAAGGATCTGATATTGATCATAAGATGATCGAACTATCTAAGAACAATGCAAACGAAGCAGGATTCGAAGACTTTATCACGTTTAAACAGATGCAAGTACGAGATTTTACGACCAGAAAAGATTACGGATGTCTTGTTACAAACCCGCCTTACGGAGAGCGACTAGGTGAGAGAGAAGAAGTAGCACAGATGTATCGTGACCTAGGTATGGCGATGAAACCGTATGATACATGGAGTGTATACGTAATTACTTCAAATGAAAAATTTGAAGAATATTATGGCCGTTCAGCAACAAAAAAACGAAAGCTTTATAACGGTGATCTGAAGACCGACTATTATCAATACTTTGGAAAACGTCCACCTAGACAGCACCAGTAA
- the gpsB gene encoding cell division regulator GpsB: MSEQRFHLTAKEILEKDFKQGFRGYDQDEVDKFLDLIIKDYENFQKEYDAVVQENNRLRKEAQSSTDHQQTRRMSAVTSSTTNSDILQRLSNLEKHVFGSKLYD; encoded by the coding sequence ATGAGTGAACAGCGTTTTCATTTAACGGCGAAAGAAATTTTGGAAAAAGACTTTAAACAAGGCTTTCGTGGCTATGATCAAGACGAAGTAGACAAATTTTTAGATCTTATTATTAAGGATTATGAAAATTTTCAAAAAGAGTATGATGCAGTTGTACAAGAAAATAATCGACTGCGTAAAGAAGCTCAAAGTTCTACTGATCATCAGCAAACACGCAGAATGTCTGCAGTAACTTCAAGCACGACGAACTCCGATATTCTTCAGCGTTTGTCTAACTTGGAAAAACATGTTTTTGGCAGTAAACTGTACGATTGA
- a CDS encoding DUF1273 domain-containing protein has translation MLQTLLVSGYKAHELGIFSDKHEGVYYIKKAIAQKLVSLLDEGLEWVIISGQPGVEMWAAEVVFELQPEFPDLKLAVLTPFLEQESRWKENVQEKYHEILAGADFVDSVSRKPYESPGQLRVKNQFLVQKSDAVLLLYDEEKDGSPKYYLDAAKQKQEMDNSYEIFYITPYDLDVLVQEEQYNRNE, from the coding sequence ATGCTTCAAACACTGCTTGTTAGTGGCTATAAAGCTCATGAACTTGGTATATTTAGTGATAAACACGAAGGGGTATACTACATCAAGAAAGCAATTGCTCAAAAGTTAGTCTCACTTCTAGATGAAGGTTTAGAATGGGTCATCATTAGTGGGCAGCCAGGTGTAGAGATGTGGGCGGCAGAAGTGGTATTTGAACTACAACCAGAATTTCCTGATTTAAAACTAGCTGTCCTTACGCCGTTTTTAGAACAAGAATCACGGTGGAAGGAAAATGTGCAGGAAAAATATCATGAAATTTTAGCGGGAGCAGATTTTGTTGATTCAGTTAGCCGTAAGCCTTATGAATCGCCAGGGCAGCTTCGAGTTAAAAATCAGTTTCTTGTACAAAAAAGCGATGCCGTCTTGCTTCTTTACGACGAAGAAAAAGATGGTTCGCCGAAGTATTATTTGGATGCAGCCAAACAAAAGCAGGAAATGGACAATTCGTACGAAATATTTTATATTACTCCTTATGACTTGGATGTTCTTGTACAAGAGGAACAATACAATCGTAACGAATAA
- a CDS encoding ribonuclease H-like domain-containing protein has protein sequence MSIKNKLNRLKKHMVNPVPEIAVESNPHFENSSSEKIQHEDYWKKFGASAYFFEDDYCIVRKVRYPLDTQWGRYQFSDVLKAVSQWQDVDADHPLHVKDLDASDLLFFDTETTGLSGGAGNTIFMLGMSQIKEDHVLVHQFFLPGPGSEVALYHYFLNHVKELRNLVTYNGKSFDWPQVKTRHTLIRDFVPSLPEFGHFDLLHGARRLWKDTLPAVKLSVVEKEMLGVNRIHDTPGYLAPMLYFQYCNEGDPSLLEGVFQHNEWDVLSLITLYTHMSGIVTGNGFRTERETYETARWFEALNQREHAISLYQEVLQTGTSLTSPSKKSLAALYKKSDGLEVSVRYWLELIDENDLDEEPAIELSKYYEHIQKDYEKALHFAVMANSRWKGKKRLTKRKEEQEKQAFAKRIERLEQRVIQYS, from the coding sequence ATGTCGATTAAAAATAAACTGAATCGACTAAAAAAGCATATGGTCAATCCAGTTCCTGAGATAGCTGTTGAAAGTAACCCCCATTTTGAGAATTCTTCTTCTGAAAAAATTCAACATGAGGACTATTGGAAAAAGTTTGGAGCTTCAGCTTATTTCTTCGAGGATGATTATTGTATTGTTCGAAAAGTAAGATACCCTCTTGATACACAATGGGGACGTTATCAATTTTCAGATGTTTTGAAAGCTGTATCGCAATGGCAAGATGTTGATGCTGATCACCCACTACACGTTAAGGACCTTGACGCTTCTGATTTATTGTTCTTTGATACAGAGACTACAGGTCTCAGTGGCGGAGCAGGAAATACCATTTTTATGCTTGGAATGAGCCAGATCAAGGAAGATCACGTATTAGTACACCAATTCTTCTTACCAGGACCCGGATCTGAAGTGGCTCTATATCATTATTTTTTAAATCATGTGAAGGAACTTCGAAACTTAGTAACGTACAATGGTAAATCGTTTGATTGGCCGCAAGTGAAAACTCGGCACACGTTAATTCGTGATTTTGTACCTTCATTGCCAGAGTTTGGTCACTTTGATCTGCTGCACGGAGCGAGAAGATTGTGGAAAGATACGTTGCCAGCTGTAAAGCTCTCTGTTGTTGAAAAAGAGATGTTAGGTGTCAATCGAATCCATGATACACCAGGTTATCTTGCGCCGATGCTTTATTTTCAATATTGCAATGAAGGAGATCCATCTCTATTAGAAGGTGTTTTTCAACATAATGAGTGGGATGTTCTTTCACTCATCACTCTTTATACACACATGTCGGGGATTGTGACTGGTAATGGTTTTCGAACAGAAAGAGAGACTTATGAAACAGCAAGATGGTTTGAAGCATTAAACCAAAGAGAACATGCCATTTCTCTTTATCAGGAAGTTCTGCAAACTGGAACTTCACTTACATCTCCATCCAAAAAATCTTTAGCCGCACTATATAAAAAATCTGATGGATTAGAGGTTTCTGTTCGATATTGGCTAGAGTTGATTGATGAGAATGACCTAGATGAAGAACCGGCTATAGAACTTTCTAAGTATTATGAGCACATTCAAAAAGATTATGAAAAAGCTCTTCACTTTGCAGTAATGGCTAATTCCAGGTGGAAGGGTAAAAAAAGGTTAACAAAAAGAAAAGAAGAACAAGAAAAACAAGCGTTTGCGAAAAGAATCGAACGATTAGAACAACGAGTTATCCAATATTCGTAA
- a CDS encoding DEAD/DEAH box helicase: MFQKKSIQQVMDVLREPDLANQIVHWKTIEPREAVSVPLPDSLHPTIQSTLLKRGISSLYIHQLSAYEAALRGESFVAVTPTASGKTLCYNLPVLQEVANNPEARALYLFPTKALAQDQKSEMNELIDEMGLDIKSYTYDGDTPANIRQVVRKAGNIVMTNPDMLHAAVLPHHTKWVSLFENLKYVVVDELHTYRGVFGSHVANVIRRLKRICNFYGSDPIFICTSATIANPKELAEQLTGNLMTLINNNGAPAGRKHFLFYNPPVVNKPLNVRRSATLEARNLAKLFLENHIQTIVFARSRVRVEILLTYLQELVKKEFGTKSIQGYRGGYLPKQRRAIEKGLRNGDIMGVVSTNALELGVDIGQLHACILTGYPGSIASAWQQAGRAGRRQDESVVILVASSSPLDQYVIQNPDYFFERSPESARMNPDNLIILVDHLKCASYELPFQENEKFGDQEIQDVLEFLVDEQVLHKRGKHFYWMNDSFPAHNISLRSASQENVVIIDQSNVADVKVIGEMDRFSSMTLLHEEAIYLHQGTQYQVEKLDYEEKKAFVREVDVDYFTDANLAVSLNVLEVDKETSHEQNAKAYGDVMVVAKATIFKKIKFETHDNIGSGPIHLPEEELHTSATWLTFENNELSEEKLEAGLLGIAHVLRHVAPLFVMCDANDLHVVPQVKAVHNQQPTIFIYDRYPGGIGLSEKVYGSWDTVLDQALSMIQRCPCESGCPSCTGTLEEGNNSKDLSIKLISQIKGATKHVD; this comes from the coding sequence ATGTTTCAAAAAAAATCTATCCAGCAAGTTATGGACGTTTTGCGAGAGCCAGATCTAGCTAATCAAATTGTCCATTGGAAAACCATTGAGCCAAGAGAGGCAGTTTCTGTGCCACTTCCTGACTCTTTACATCCAACAATTCAATCCACTCTTTTAAAAAGAGGGATTTCTTCCTTATATATTCACCAGTTATCAGCGTACGAAGCAGCTTTACGCGGTGAAAGTTTTGTAGCTGTTACACCTACAGCGTCTGGAAAAACACTTTGTTACAACCTTCCTGTTCTTCAAGAGGTCGCTAATAATCCGGAAGCAAGAGCTCTGTATTTATTCCCAACAAAAGCACTCGCACAAGATCAGAAGTCAGAGATGAACGAACTGATCGATGAGATGGGATTGGATATAAAAAGCTATACGTATGATGGGGATACACCAGCAAATATTAGACAAGTCGTTAGAAAAGCTGGAAACATCGTTATGACAAATCCAGATATGCTTCATGCTGCTGTTCTTCCACATCATACAAAATGGGTATCGCTGTTTGAAAATTTGAAATATGTGGTGGTAGATGAGCTCCATACATACCGAGGTGTTTTCGGAAGTCATGTGGCAAATGTCATCCGCCGTTTAAAGAGAATCTGCAATTTTTATGGCAGTGATCCTATCTTCATCTGCACATCAGCCACTATTGCCAATCCTAAAGAGCTGGCTGAGCAACTCACCGGCAATCTCATGACACTTATCAATAACAATGGAGCACCAGCAGGTCGTAAGCATTTTCTCTTCTATAATCCGCCAGTTGTCAATAAACCGTTGAATGTAAGGCGAAGCGCTACGCTTGAAGCGAGAAACCTAGCAAAACTATTTTTGGAAAATCACATTCAAACGATCGTATTCGCACGCAGTCGTGTACGAGTGGAAATATTGCTTACCTATTTGCAAGAACTTGTAAAAAAGGAGTTTGGCACAAAATCCATCCAAGGGTATAGAGGAGGATATCTTCCCAAACAGCGCCGTGCAATTGAAAAAGGACTTCGTAACGGAGACATCATGGGCGTTGTCTCGACGAACGCCTTAGAATTAGGAGTAGATATTGGTCAGCTTCATGCTTGTATTCTGACAGGTTATCCAGGATCAATCGCAAGTGCCTGGCAACAGGCTGGGCGAGCGGGACGCAGACAAGATGAGAGTGTTGTGATCTTGGTAGCTTCCTCTTCACCACTTGACCAATACGTGATTCAGAATCCAGACTATTTCTTTGAACGTTCCCCCGAGTCTGCTCGGATGAATCCGGATAATCTGATTATTTTAGTAGATCATCTGAAATGCGCATCATATGAACTGCCGTTTCAAGAGAATGAAAAATTTGGTGATCAAGAGATACAAGATGTTTTAGAATTTTTAGTGGATGAACAAGTGCTTCACAAAAGAGGAAAGCATTTCTACTGGATGAACGATTCTTTTCCTGCGCATAACATTTCACTTCGTTCTGCTTCACAAGAAAATGTTGTGATTATCGATCAATCTAATGTGGCAGATGTAAAAGTGATCGGTGAGATGGATCGTTTTAGCTCAATGACACTTCTTCATGAAGAAGCGATCTATCTTCATCAAGGTACGCAATATCAGGTTGAGAAGCTCGATTACGAAGAAAAGAAAGCGTTCGTTCGTGAAGTGGATGTGGATTATTTTACAGACGCAAACCTCGCTGTTTCATTAAATGTACTAGAAGTGGATAAAGAAACATCACATGAACAGAATGCAAAAGCATATGGTGATGTGATGGTAGTCGCAAAGGCAACCATCTTTAAAAAGATCAAATTTGAAACACATGACAATATAGGCTCAGGTCCCATCCATCTACCTGAAGAGGAGCTGCACACTTCAGCGACTTGGCTTACTTTTGAAAATAATGAGTTAAGTGAAGAAAAACTTGAAGCAGGTCTTCTTGGGATCGCACACGTTCTAAGACATGTTGCGCCTTTATTCGTGATGTGTGATGCAAACGATCTTCACGTTGTCCCTCAAGTCAAAGCGGTTCATAACCAACAGCCTACGATCTTTATTTACGACCGATATCCAGGTGGAATAGGGCTTAGTGAAAAGGTATACGGCTCTTGGGATACGGTTCTAGATCAGGCGCTTTCTATGATTCAAAGATGTCCTTGCGAAAGTGGCTGTCCTTCTTGTACGGGAACATTAGAAGAAGGAAATAACAGCAAAGATCTATCAATAAAATTGATTTCTCAAATCAAAGGGGCGACAAAACATGTCGATTAA
- a CDS encoding cyclic-phosphate processing receiver domain-containing protein — MKKISVFMDDYRSPPDGYVFVETIDECMDLLRNHSIEHLSLDHDLYSRTRNGLMLVKMMINEKLFANRITIHSANSVGGKNMYNCLKQAQKDLIMPHTIIVSLRPLPLKYIPPRVLQHYSDIK, encoded by the coding sequence ATGAAAAAGATCAGTGTATTTATGGATGATTATCGTAGTCCCCCAGATGGATATGTCTTTGTAGAAACGATTGATGAATGTATGGATCTTCTGAGGAACCATTCAATTGAACATTTATCATTAGACCATGATTTATATAGCAGAACAAGAAATGGTCTTATGCTCGTAAAAATGATGATCAACGAAAAATTATTTGCCAATCGGATAACCATCCATTCTGCAAACTCTGTTGGTGGCAAGAACATGTACAATTGCCTGAAACAAGCTCAAAAAGACTTAATCATGCCTCACACTATCATTGTTTCCTTACGTCCACTTCCACTTAAATATATCCCGCCACGCGTGCTTCAGCATTATAGTGATATCAAATAA
- a CDS encoding protein phosphatase 2C domain-containing protein codes for MKNSKLIWVGSDHTFVDEIDVTRVQNVTVGRLGGNSEAGSYKNEDGCLVWVNQAENWEFTMILDGHKTAQSVKLVIKQFLRNENEIKRVLSESAGPALKKLDHLILDIFQDPDFMESCRNTTGETACLIVVRKEKYVWWFSVGDCILHLFHPELIALGERQLVQRSFYEWVGEVNTFELPVPCYSTGKKEMRKGLNHIFMTTDGLTECPGVPFEDAAEIQNVLSDIGLDDGVSFLLDEIKRNGVRDSTTLIAWSIEIEETASLPSDL; via the coding sequence ATGAAGAATTCTAAATTGATCTGGGTTGGAAGCGATCATACATTTGTTGATGAAATAGATGTTACACGAGTACAAAATGTGACAGTAGGTAGATTGGGAGGTAATTCTGAAGCAGGGTCATATAAAAATGAAGATGGGTGTTTAGTATGGGTGAACCAAGCTGAAAACTGGGAATTTACAATGATTTTAGATGGGCATAAGACAGCACAGAGTGTTAAACTTGTTATCAAACAATTTTTAAGGAATGAAAACGAAATCAAGCGTGTACTCTCAGAATCCGCAGGTCCCGCATTAAAGAAATTAGATCATCTTATCCTGGATATCTTCCAAGATCCTGATTTTATGGAATCATGCCGCAACACAACGGGTGAAACAGCTTGTTTAATCGTTGTACGAAAAGAAAAGTATGTATGGTGGTTTTCAGTGGGAGATTGTATTCTTCATCTTTTCCATCCTGAACTAATAGCATTAGGTGAAAGACAACTTGTTCAGCGAAGTTTTTATGAATGGGTTGGTGAAGTGAACACATTTGAGCTTCCGGTACCTTGTTATAGTACGGGGAAGAAAGAGATGAGAAAAGGACTTAACCATATTTTTATGACAACTGATGGTCTGACAGAATGTCCTGGTGTTCCATTTGAAGATGCAGCAGAAATTCAAAACGTATTAAGCGATATTGGTTTGGATGATGGCGTTTCATTTCTTTTGGATGAAATAAAAAGAAATGGAGTAAGAGATAGCACGACACTTATCGCCTGGTCTATTGAAATAGAGGAAACAGCTAGTTTGCCAAGTGATCTGTAA
- a CDS encoding HIT family protein: MSDGCFICDKHNGVIDTAGVKIFENELVYVGHIDKGDRPSYLGHIMIDLKRHALGLGDLTIEEANAFGQIMARVSRAVKETEHAEHIYALVSGNSVAHLHMHIVPRYPNTPEEYWGPNEVYSWVDAPFGMNEDIIKVCERVRNYLEENVHEEF, translated from the coding sequence GTGAGTGACGGTTGTTTTATTTGCGATAAACATAATGGGGTTATTGACACAGCAGGCGTGAAAATATTTGAGAATGAACTTGTTTACGTGGGGCATATCGATAAAGGCGATCGTCCGTCTTACCTTGGACATATCATGATCGATCTCAAGCGACACGCACTCGGTCTTGGTGATCTGACCATTGAAGAAGCAAATGCATTCGGTCAGATCATGGCTCGAGTAAGCCGTGCTGTGAAAGAAACAGAACATGCAGAGCACATTTATGCACTCGTGTCAGGTAATTCTGTTGCTCACCTGCATATGCACATCGTTCCTCGTTATCCCAATACACCAGAAGAATATTGGGGCCCAAATGAAGTCTATAGTTGGGTGGATGCTCCGTTTGGAATGAATGAAGATATTATCAAAGTTTGCGAACGAGTAAGGAATTATTTGGAGGAGAATGTACATGAAGAATTCTAA
- a CDS encoding dihydrofolate reductase — protein MNFSIIAAMDVNRVIGKDNDLPWRLPRDWKYVQEVTMGKTIVLGRKNFESIGRALPGRKNIVLTRKSNFSSQDCIILHSINDVLKICEGDEEVVIFGGEEIYTQFMPMVTKLYLTKIHHVFEGDTYFPEINEKDWKEILRVRGVKDQENPYTYYFHQYIRIGQ, from the coding sequence ATGAACTTTTCAATAATAGCAGCTATGGATGTAAATAGAGTGATAGGCAAAGATAATGATTTGCCTTGGAGGCTGCCGAGAGATTGGAAGTATGTCCAAGAGGTTACGATGGGAAAAACCATTGTTCTAGGAAGAAAGAATTTTGAATCGATTGGAAGAGCACTGCCTGGAAGGAAAAATATTGTGCTTACGAGGAAAAGCAATTTCTCATCTCAAGACTGTATAATTCTTCATTCTATAAACGATGTGCTAAAGATATGCGAAGGCGATGAAGAAGTCGTAATTTTCGGTGGAGAAGAAATCTATACCCAATTTATGCCGATGGTGACAAAATTGTATTTAACAAAGATACACCATGTGTTTGAAGGGGATACTTATTTTCCAGAAATCAACGAGAAAGATTGGAAAGAGATTTTGAGAGTCAGAGGCGTAAAGGACCAAGAAAATCCTTACACTTATTATTTTCATCAATACATAAGAATTGGACAATAA